In Dysgonomonadaceae bacterium zrk40, one genomic interval encodes:
- a CDS encoding polysaccharide biosynthesis/export family protein: MRKQQTLYWIAALLITAFFASCGSSEKIAYLQGTERMSAEEFAVATTLYDARIMPKDLLTIIVSTTDPEASRPFNLVTPTISRGTSVTASTYSGQLQTYLVDNNGQVEFPVVGMITVKGLTKSEAENKIKGLLMTYLKEEPVVTVRFVNYKISVIGEVARPNTFTIQNEKVNVMEALAMAGDMTIWGRRDNVKILREDADGNKRVIMMNLNDPYVIFHPDFYLQQNDVVYVEPNKVKAKNSEIGSATGIWLSATSIMISVATLLINILK, encoded by the coding sequence ATGAGGAAACAACAGACTTTATACTGGATTGCAGCTTTGCTGATCACTGCTTTTTTTGCGAGTTGCGGATCGAGCGAGAAGATTGCTTATCTGCAGGGTACCGAACGGATGAGTGCCGAGGAGTTTGCCGTAGCGACCACCCTTTACGACGCGCGCATCATGCCGAAGGACTTGCTGACGATTATTGTGAGCACCACAGACCCGGAGGCTTCCAGGCCTTTTAACCTGGTGACGCCAACGATTTCAAGAGGGACATCAGTAACTGCTTCTACCTATTCCGGTCAGCTTCAGACCTACCTGGTCGACAACAACGGCCAGGTGGAGTTTCCCGTGGTGGGGATGATCACCGTGAAGGGATTGACCAAGAGCGAAGCGGAGAATAAAATAAAGGGTTTGCTGATGACCTACCTCAAAGAGGAGCCGGTGGTGACGGTGCGCTTCGTGAACTACAAGATATCGGTGATCGGCGAGGTGGCGCGTCCCAACACCTTCACCATCCAGAACGAGAAGGTGAACGTGATGGAGGCACTGGCAATGGCGGGCGACATGACGATATGGGGACGGCGCGACAACGTGAAGATTCTGCGCGAGGATGCGGATGGCAACAAGCGGGTGATCATGATGAACCTGAACGATCCGTACGTGATCTTTCACCCGGACTTCTACCTGCAGCAGAACGACGTGGTATACGTGGAGCCGAACAAGGTGAAGGCGAAGAACTCGGAGATTGGCTCGGCAACGGGCATCTGGCTCTCGGCGACCTCGATCATGATTTCAGTGGCGACACTGCTCATCAACATACTTAAATGA
- a CDS encoding nucleotidyl transferase AbiEii/AbiGii toxin family protein: MDYGIGERKLKVEISNRQWNNRYEIKNLLGINMQVMVASDMFAHKLCAMLDRGEVTNRDIFDSWFFMQKQTPINKDIVETRMAMPLADYIQKCIGHLESMSDRGMLNGLGELMDEDIKKFVRSKLRTETISLLQFYKEFPILA, encoded by the coding sequence TTGGATTATGGCATCGGCGAACGGAAATTGAAAGTGGAAATATCCAACCGGCAGTGGAACAACCGGTACGAAATAAAGAACTTGCTGGGTATCAACATGCAGGTAATGGTCGCTTCAGACATGTTTGCCCATAAACTCTGCGCCATGCTTGACCGTGGAGAAGTGACGAATCGCGATATCTTCGACAGTTGGTTTTTCATGCAGAAACAAACACCGATAAACAAAGATATTGTTGAGACACGTATGGCAATGCCACTGGCCGACTATATACAGAAATGTATCGGGCATCTCGAAAGCATGAGTGACCGGGGTATGTTGAATGGCTTAGGGGAATTAATGGATGAGGATATAAAGAAATTCGTTCGTTCCAAACTACGGACTGAAACTATATCCCTGCTTCAATTCTATAAAGAATTTCCGATTCTCGCATAG
- a CDS encoding glycosyltransferase family 4 protein produces MGTLLSYVIVLVLLLAAELFYFRIADRFNIIDKPNERSSHNYITIRGGGIIWWVAALLFLLFHFSSLGLWFFAGITLIAGVSFVDDIVSLGQRVRLLFHLLAMSCAFYLAGVFGIYPWWAIVIGYIVFIGIVNAYNFMDGINGITGLYSIAVLASLQVVNMTYGNFVHPDLIWYPMLASVVFLFFNFRKRARCFAGDVGSVAIAFWIVTLLLLLIVKTENLIWLGFLMVYGVDAVMTIVHRLYMKQNIMEAHRLHFYQILVNEKKMPHRVVSVIYFGLQLLCSALIIQLYPLMGWGIFVILLLLLMGLYLFKFRMMDAKRIADAD; encoded by the coding sequence ATGGGTACATTATTATCGTATGTGATTGTTCTGGTTTTGCTGCTTGCAGCAGAACTTTTTTATTTCAGGATCGCTGATCGGTTTAACATCATTGACAAACCGAACGAGCGGAGTTCGCACAATTACATTACCATAAGGGGTGGGGGGATCATCTGGTGGGTGGCGGCGCTGCTGTTCCTGCTGTTTCATTTCTCTTCCCTGGGGTTGTGGTTCTTCGCGGGCATCACACTGATCGCGGGGGTGAGCTTCGTGGATGATATCGTGTCCCTGGGGCAGCGGGTACGGTTGTTGTTTCATCTGCTGGCCATGAGCTGCGCTTTTTACCTGGCGGGGGTGTTCGGCATCTATCCCTGGTGGGCCATCGTGATTGGTTACATCGTCTTCATCGGCATCGTGAACGCCTATAACTTCATGGATGGCATCAACGGGATAACGGGCCTATACAGCATCGCGGTGCTGGCATCGCTGCAGGTTGTGAATATGACCTACGGCAACTTCGTGCATCCGGACCTGATATGGTATCCGATGCTGGCGTCGGTGGTGTTCCTCTTCTTCAACTTCAGGAAGAGGGCGAGGTGCTTCGCGGGCGACGTGGGGAGCGTGGCCATCGCCTTCTGGATTGTGACGCTGTTGTTATTGCTGATCGTGAAGACGGAGAACCTGATATGGCTGGGCTTCCTGATGGTGTATGGGGTGGATGCGGTGATGACCATCGTGCATCGCCTCTATATGAAACAGAATATCATGGAGGCGCACCGGCTTCATTTTTACCAGATATTGGTGAACGAGAAAAAGATGCCGCACAGGGTGGTGTCGGTGATCTACTTCGGGCTGCAGCTGCTCTGTTCGGCGTTGATTATCCAGCTGTACCCGCTGATGGGGTGGGGTATCTTCGTGATATTGTTGTTGCTCTTGATGGGACTCTACTTGTTTAAATTTAGGATGATGGACGCTAAAAGGATTGCTGATGCTGATTGA